CTCGCCTACTGGCGAAACCAAGGGCTCCTGAGTCTATCGGATCTCTACAGCTCGTGTCGTTAGTCTAATGAACCGCCGTATACCGAACGGTACGTACGGTGGTGTGAGAGGACGGGGGCTGGCCGCCCCCTTCTACCCGATTCCTGCGATCCCATCATGTCCTGTCGACACAACTCTCCTGGCAGGTGCTGCACGTTTCTAGGCCAGCTTGAACTCGGCAACCAACTGCCGGAGTCTCTGCGCCATCTCAGCCAACGCCTCAGATGATGCGGACATCTCCTGGACCGAGGCGCTGACCTCCTCAGCGGAGGCCGAGACTTCCTCGACAGAGGCGGCATTCTCCTCGGACACGGCCGCAACGTTGTCGATGGCTCGCTGGACCTCTTGGATGCTTGCAGCCATCTCCTCTGCTGCAGCCCCGTTCTGCTCAGCTACTGCGACTATCTCATCTATGGCCTGGCGGACTTCCTCGCTGGCTGCAGACAGGGCCTGCCCAGAGGACACCACTGAAGAGACGAGTCTCTGTGTTGCTTCTGCCTTGCTGCCGATGTTGTTCAAGGCCTCGGTGGTAGCGGACGCCATCCCCGTGCTCTCTGCGACCGCCCGGGCGGCCACGTCCATAGCCTCAATCACCTTCGCGGTAGCCTGGCGAACGCGATCCACCTGGTTCTTGATGGCCTTGGTCTCGGTGAGAGACCGTTCTGCGAGCTTCCTCACTTCATCCGCGACCACCGCAAACCCGCGGCCGTGCTCGCCGGCTCTCGCCGCCTCTATCGCCGCATTCAACGCAAGCAGGTTGGTCTGATCAGCTATGTCGTCGATCACCTCAACGACCCGGCCGATCTCCTGGGCGCTGCCGTTCAGCCCGTCGAGGGCGGCCGAGACACCGCGGGTGGCGGCCTCCACCTGTGAGATGCTCTCCGTCATTCGCTTGACCGAGTTGCCGCCCTCCCGAGCGGCCTCCTCGGATTCGTGGGCAGCGCCTCCAACCTGGGCGAGTATGTCACTGGACTCCTTAAGGGACGCCTGCATTCTCTCAACGAGCTTGACGGCTCGATGGACATGCTCCGTCTGGGTCTGTGTCCCTCGCGCGACCTGCTGTATGGCTTGACCCATCTGACCCGCGGCGGCGGCAGTCTCTGTTGCACTCGCGCTCTGCTGCTGAGCTCCGGCAGCCATCTGCTGGACCGTCTGGGATATCTGTTGGACCGAAGTTGCGGACTGTTCCGACGACGCGGAAAGCTCCTCGCTTGCGGAGGCTAGCTGCTCGGATGAGCCGGTCACCTCTCGGATGACGGTGACCAGGCTGTCCATCATCGTCTTCACCGACTTGTTGAGGTCTTCGATTTCGTCTCGGCTGTTGATGACGGGCGGCTTGACTGTCAGGTCACCTGACGCAACGGCGTCCGCGAGAGTTCCCAGCTTGTGAAGCGGACGGGAAATGCTGTTGCTGACCGTGATGCTGATGGCAAGCGCTGCGATGCCGGCGACGATCATCACCACGATTGTCACCGTGTACGCTGTCCTACTCGCCCTCTCGGTCGACGCGATGCGGAGGTCGTTCTGTTCGTCGAGGAACGCCTGCCACTCAGTGCTGATCTTGTCAATCTCGGTCAGGAACTTGGGACCTTCCACCGTGGCCAGGGCGAAAGCTCCATCGTAATTGCCATTCTGGTACATGCTTATTACCCTGGCGGCCATAGCATTGTAGGCATCATCCTGTGCAACCAGCAAATCGAACCGCTTTCGGGAAGCCTCCGTGAGAATGAGTCTATCCAGTTCTGCTTTGGTGTCACGCGCGCGCTTCTCGGTGTCTTGGTACTTGGTGATGTAGACGTCATCTTTCTGCAGTAGAAGGCCTCTTAGATACAACCCTCGCTCGATCAGTTGTCCCCTGAGTTGCTGCATGCGCACCACCGCCGGCAGGCTGTTGTTCACCAGAACGCTGTACTGCTGGGTCATCTGACGCTGGGAGACGATGGCGACAACCCCTATGACTACCATGAGCACGAGCACGACAACAAAAGATGCAATCAGCTTCAAACGGATACTGAACCTCATGGCGAGAACT
The Bacillota bacterium genome window above contains:
- a CDS encoding methyl-accepting chemotaxis protein, with the protein product MRFSIRLKLIASFVVVLVLMVVIGVVAIVSQRQMTQQYSVLVNNSLPAVVRMQQLRGQLIERGLYLRGLLLQKDDVYITKYQDTEKRARDTKAELDRLILTEASRKRFDLLVAQDDAYNAMAARVISMYQNGNYDGAFALATVEGPKFLTEIDKISTEWQAFLDEQNDLRIASTERASRTAYTVTIVVMIVAGIAALAISITVSNSISRPLHKLGTLADAVASGDLTVKPPVINSRDEIEDLNKSVKTMMDSLVTVIREVTGSSEQLASASEELSASSEQSATSVQQISQTVQQMAAGAQQQSASATETAAAAGQMGQAIQQVARGTQTQTEHVHRAVKLVERMQASLKESSDILAQVGGAAHESEEAAREGGNSVKRMTESISQVEAATRGVSAALDGLNGSAQEIGRVVEVIDDIADQTNLLALNAAIEAARAGEHGRGFAVVADEVRKLAERSLTETKAIKNQVDRVRQATAKVIEAMDVAARAVAESTGMASATTEALNNIGSKAEATQRLVSSVVSSGQALSAASEEVRQAIDEIVAVAEQNGAAAEEMAASIQEVQRAIDNVAAVSEENAASVEEVSASAEEVSASVQEMSASSEALAEMAQRLRQLVAEFKLA